The following coding sequences are from one Mycobacterium bourgelatii window:
- the selD gene encoding selenide, water dikinase SelD, producing MSYRLTQYAHGGGCACKIPPGELEDVVRGLTNTKPRDPAGELLVGLDSGDDAAVVRIDGDTALIATTDFFTPVVDDPYDWGRIAAANALSDVYAMGGRPVVAVNLLGWPRDVLPFELAAETLRGGLDVCSSAGCFLAGGHSVDDPEPKYGLAVTGTADPNRLLRNDSGQPGTPLSLTKPLGIGVLNSRHKATGERFDEAIRVMTTLNAEAARAALAAGVECATDITGFGLLGHLHKLARASGVTAVIDSAAVPYIEGAREALAAGYVSGGTRRNLDWVGPHVDLTRVDDATALLLADAQTSGGLLIAGEIPGAPVIGELVARQEHSIVVR from the coding sequence ATGTCTTACCGACTCACTCAGTACGCCCACGGGGGCGGGTGCGCCTGCAAGATCCCGCCGGGGGAGTTGGAGGACGTCGTCCGCGGGCTGACCAACACCAAGCCGCGAGACCCCGCCGGAGAACTGTTGGTGGGGCTGGACAGCGGCGACGACGCCGCCGTCGTCCGCATCGACGGTGACACGGCGCTGATCGCGACGACGGACTTCTTCACGCCCGTGGTCGACGATCCCTACGACTGGGGCCGGATCGCTGCGGCCAACGCCCTGTCCGACGTGTACGCGATGGGCGGTCGCCCGGTGGTCGCGGTCAACCTGCTGGGCTGGCCGCGCGACGTGCTGCCGTTTGAACTGGCCGCCGAGACGCTGCGCGGCGGACTCGACGTCTGCTCCTCGGCCGGTTGTTTCCTTGCCGGTGGGCACAGCGTGGACGACCCGGAACCCAAGTACGGGTTGGCGGTAACCGGAACGGCCGATCCGAACAGGTTGCTGCGCAACGACTCTGGTCAACCCGGCACGCCACTGTCGCTGACCAAGCCGCTGGGCATCGGCGTGCTGAACAGTCGGCACAAGGCGACCGGGGAACGTTTCGACGAGGCGATCCGTGTGATGACCACCCTCAACGCCGAGGCCGCCCGGGCGGCGCTGGCCGCGGGCGTCGAATGCGCCACGGACATAACGGGTTTCGGCTTGCTGGGCCACCTGCACAAGTTGGCCCGGGCCAGCGGCGTCACGGCGGTGATCGACTCGGCGGCGGTGCCTTACATCGAGGGTGCCCGCGAAGCCCTCGCGGCGGGTTATGTCAGCGGGGGCACACGCCGCAATCTCGACTGGGTCGGGCCACATGTCGACCTGACCAGGGTTGACGACGCGACCGCGCTGTTGCTGGCGGACGCGCAGACCTCCGGTGGGCTGCTGATCGCAGGCGAGATCCCCGGCGCGCCGGTGATAGGCGAACTCGTTGCACGCCAAGAACATTCGATCGTGGTGCGTTAA
- the selA gene encoding L-seryl-tRNA(Sec) selenium transferase has product MTDPRRRVPRTDVLLADARLAEAQRTLGRELVKSVVVEAQRRARAGEIAVEDVAEHAVAALPATATSLQPVINATGVVVHTNLGRAPLSPAALAAVVTAGRATDVEFDLATGRRARRGRGTLAALARAVPAAGGVHVVNNNAAALLLTALTLAPGKEIVLSRGELVEIGDGFRIPELLASTGASLREVGTTNRTHLRDYAEAIGPDTGFVLKVHASNFHVTGFTSAVGVTELSALAAERDVPLVVDIGSGLLAPHPVLPDEPDATSMLRAGADLVTASGDKLLGGPQAGLLFGDAGVIERLRRHPAARALRVDKLTLAALEATLTGPPPPVAEALTADVAQLRERAERLAAELSEATAVDCVAAVGGGGAPEVRLPSAAVSLPESYAARLRAGRPPVVGRLEAGRCLLDLRTVAPGEDELILAAVRACSS; this is encoded by the coding sequence ATGACCGACCCGCGCAGGCGCGTGCCCCGTACCGATGTGCTGCTCGCCGATGCCCGCCTCGCCGAGGCCCAACGGACCCTCGGCCGGGAATTGGTGAAGTCCGTCGTCGTCGAGGCGCAGCGGCGCGCTCGGGCCGGTGAGATCGCGGTCGAGGACGTCGCGGAGCACGCCGTGGCCGCACTGCCGGCGACCGCGACGAGCCTGCAGCCCGTCATCAACGCCACCGGCGTCGTCGTACACACCAATCTGGGCCGCGCTCCCCTGTCGCCCGCCGCGCTGGCGGCGGTGGTCACCGCGGGGCGCGCAACGGATGTCGAATTCGACCTGGCCACCGGGCGCCGCGCCCGGCGCGGCCGGGGCACGCTGGCCGCGCTGGCCCGTGCCGTGCCGGCCGCCGGCGGCGTCCACGTGGTGAACAACAACGCCGCCGCGCTGCTGCTGACGGCTCTGACCCTGGCTCCCGGCAAGGAGATCGTGCTCAGCCGCGGCGAGCTGGTGGAGATCGGCGACGGGTTCCGCATCCCGGAGCTGCTCGCGTCCACCGGTGCGTCGCTGCGAGAAGTGGGCACCACCAACCGCACCCACCTGCGTGACTACGCCGAAGCGATCGGCCCGGACACGGGGTTCGTGCTCAAGGTCCACGCGTCGAACTTCCACGTCACCGGGTTCACCTCGGCCGTCGGTGTCACCGAACTGTCGGCGCTGGCGGCGGAGCGGGACGTGCCGCTGGTGGTCGACATCGGCTCGGGGTTGCTGGCGCCGCATCCGGTGCTCCCCGATGAGCCGGATGCGACGTCGATGCTGCGGGCGGGCGCCGACCTGGTGACGGCGAGCGGCGACAAGCTGCTCGGCGGACCGCAGGCGGGGCTGCTGTTCGGCGACGCCGGGGTGATCGAGCGGCTGCGTCGGCATCCGGCCGCGCGCGCATTGCGGGTGGACAAACTCACGCTGGCGGCGCTGGAAGCCACGCTGACCGGTCCGCCGCCGCCGGTAGCGGAGGCGTTGACGGCGGACGTCGCGCAACTGCGTGAGCGGGCGGAACGGCTCGCCGCCGAGTTGTCCGAGGCGACGGCGGTGGACTGCGTCGCGGCCGTGGGTGGCGGAGGCGCACCGGAGGTGCGGCTGCCCAGCGCGGCGGTGAGCCTGCCGGAGTCCTATGCCGCGAGGTTGCGGGCGGGCCGGCCGCCGGTGGTCGGCCGACTGGAAGCGGGCCGCTGCCTGCTGGACCTGCGCACGGTGGCCCCAGGCGAGGACGAGCTGATACTGGCCGCGGTGCGGGCGTGTTCGTCGTAG
- a CDS encoding selenocysteine-specific translation elongation factor codes for MFVVATAGHVDHGKSTLVHRLTGMWPDRLAEEQRRGLTIDLGFAWTDIDGRRIAFVDVPGHERFVANMLAGVGPVPAVMFVVAATEGWMPQSEEHLAALDALGVEHALLVISKADLADPGPAIEQARERFAATSLADPAVALGTDLGQVRSGLVGLVDRLRQPDRDADLRLWVDRSFTVRGAGTVVTGTLAAGTIRVGDELEHAGRRVTVRGLQSLGRDLDQVGAVARVAVNLRGVDRRDVARGDTLRTPGAWLDTAEVDVVLRSPEKVHERLMLHIGSAAVPVRVRKLGPVAARLRLARPLPLRVKDIGLLRDPGEHRIAAGVEVLDVRPPPLRRRGAARLRADELASGRVRPPECAPAAQLRAMGMPLTGRREGVWVVDPQWWVQRREAAVAAVRRWSAEHDVAAGMPLETLRQQIGLPAADLLVRLLRGTDLRVADGLVRPPGAGLPPHVDKAVTTVQEWLAAEPFRAPEADELAALKLGTKELAAAVRAGRLTRIADGVVLGADAFDRAATILATLPQPFTVSDARKALGTSRRVAVPLLEQLDARRVTRRREDGTRTMV; via the coding sequence GTGTTCGTCGTAGCCACCGCGGGCCACGTCGACCACGGCAAGTCGACGCTGGTGCACCGACTCACCGGCATGTGGCCCGACCGGTTGGCCGAGGAGCAACGGCGCGGACTGACCATCGATCTCGGCTTCGCCTGGACCGACATCGACGGGCGGCGGATCGCGTTCGTCGACGTGCCCGGCCACGAGCGGTTCGTCGCCAACATGCTCGCCGGGGTGGGTCCGGTACCTGCTGTCATGTTCGTGGTCGCCGCCACCGAGGGCTGGATGCCACAGTCCGAAGAGCATCTGGCCGCCCTGGACGCGCTCGGGGTCGAGCACGCGCTGCTGGTGATCAGCAAGGCCGACCTGGCCGATCCCGGCCCGGCCATCGAGCAGGCGCGGGAACGCTTCGCCGCCACCTCGCTGGCCGACCCGGCCGTCGCGCTGGGCACCGATCTGGGGCAGGTGCGGTCCGGGCTGGTGGGATTGGTCGACCGCCTCCGCCAGCCCGACCGGGACGCCGACCTGCGGCTGTGGGTGGACCGCAGCTTCACCGTGCGCGGGGCCGGAACGGTCGTCACCGGGACGCTGGCCGCGGGGACCATCCGGGTGGGCGACGAACTCGAGCACGCGGGGCGGCGGGTCACGGTCCGCGGCCTGCAGTCGTTGGGCCGGGACCTCGACCAGGTGGGCGCGGTGGCCCGCGTGGCCGTGAATCTGCGCGGCGTAGACCGCCGGGATGTGGCCCGCGGCGATACGTTGCGCACGCCGGGCGCGTGGCTGGATACCGCCGAGGTCGACGTCGTCCTGCGCTCGCCGGAGAAGGTGCATGAGCGGCTGATGTTGCACATCGGGTCGGCGGCCGTTCCGGTGCGGGTGCGCAAGCTCGGGCCCGTAGCTGCGCGGCTGCGGCTGGCGCGGCCGTTGCCGTTGCGCGTGAAAGACATTGGGCTGCTGCGAGATCCGGGCGAGCACCGGATCGCGGCCGGTGTCGAAGTTCTCGATGTGCGGCCGCCGCCGCTGCGACGCCGCGGGGCGGCGCGCTTGCGCGCCGACGAGTTGGCGAGCGGACGGGTGCGCCCGCCGGAGTGTGCGCCCGCGGCGCAGCTGCGTGCCATGGGAATGCCTTTGACTGGCCGGCGCGAAGGCGTGTGGGTGGTGGACCCGCAGTGGTGGGTGCAGCGCCGGGAAGCGGCCGTGGCGGCGGTCCGCCGCTGGTCCGCCGAGCATGACGTCGCGGCGGGAATGCCGTTGGAAACGCTGCGCCAGCAGATCGGGCTGCCGGCCGCCGACTTGCTGGTGCGGCTGCTGCGCGGCACCGACCTGCGCGTCGCCGACGGCCTGGTGCGACCGCCCGGCGCGGGCCTGCCACCGCACGTCGACAAGGCGGTGACCACGGTGCAGGAGTGGCTGGCCGCCGAGCCGTTCCGGGCGCCGGAAGCCGACGAACTGGCGGCCCTCAAGCTGGGTACCAAGGAGCTGGCCGCGGCGGTCCGCGCCGGACGGTTGACCCGGATCGCCGACGGCGTCGTCCTGGGTGCCGACGCGTTCGACCGGGCGGCCACGATCCTCGCGACGCTCCCCCAGCCGTTCACCGTCAGCGACGCCCGCAAGGCGCTCGGCACCTCCCGCCGCGTCGCGGTGCCCCTGCTCGAGCAACTCGATGCGCGACGCGTCACCCGTCGACGCGAGGACGGCACCCGCACGATGGTTTGA
- the fdh gene encoding formate dehydrogenase gives MDISKLIKSWPVYRQLTGADALGRGKAAQSARSAELSPRTADADSVAHSVCPFCAVGCAQQVFVKDGKVIQIEGNPDSPISRGRLCPKGSASKQLVTGPQRETRVRYRAPYATEWQDLDLDTAMNMVADRVLKARREGWQDFDKDRNTLRRTMSIASLGGATLDNEENYLIKKLFTALGALQIENQARIUHSATVPGLGASFGRGGATDYQQDLVNSDFIVIMGSNMAEAHPVGFQWVMEAKARGVEVVHIDPRFTRTSAVADRHVPLRAGSDIAFLGGVINYILSNELDFREYVTAYTNASFLVDEKYRDTEDLDGLFSGYDHDTGSYDPSSWRYESTRNGGRGGQDGAETDERSEPDQLGSGGPAIEGGTGDIPSDPTLQHPRCVYQILKRHYARYTPQIVERVCGVPAEQFLQVARAWTENSGRERTTALVYSVGWTQHTMGAQYIRAGSIIQLLLGNIGRPGGGVFALRGHASIQGSTDVPTLFNLLPGYLAMPSAGQETLADYLDDIIGDKQKGFWHNADAYMVSLLKEYWGEHATADNDYCFDYLPRINGDHGTYRTVMDMIDGKVSGYFLLGQNPAVGSAHGRMQRLGMANLDWLVVRDLVMIESATFWKDAPEIETGEISPETCRTEVFFFPAASHVEKAGTFTQTQRMLQWREQAVEPPGDARSELWFFYHLGRLLREKLTGSTDERDRPLLELAWDYEMEGDEPSGEDVLRRINGIDLTTGRAVNDYTELKADGSTACGCWIYSGVYADEVNQAARRNPHREQAPYENEWGWTWPMNRRVLYNRASADPQGRPWSERKKLVWWDAEKGEWTGYDVPDFEKTKPPDYRPPEDAVGVAALRGDDPFIMQSDGKAWLFAPNGLLDGPLPTHYEPHESPVRNALYPQQGNPTRITYGRNDNPSNPSPPEAHGEVFPFVFTAARLTEHHTAGGMSRQLPYLAELQPALFVEVSPELARIRGLAHMDWAHVITSRTAVDARVFVTDRMKPLRIDDHVVHQVWMPYHWGQAGLVDGDVVNDLLGVVLDPNVYIQESKVATCDVQPGRRPRGPALLEYIADYRRRAGITAATGTQVDTTRVSDARTTHTEPHTEPHTEGEENP, from the coding sequence ATGGACATATCGAAGCTGATCAAGTCCTGGCCGGTGTATCGGCAACTGACCGGCGCCGACGCACTGGGCCGCGGCAAGGCCGCCCAGTCGGCGCGCTCGGCGGAACTCTCCCCGCGCACGGCCGACGCGGACAGCGTCGCGCACTCGGTGTGTCCGTTCTGTGCGGTGGGATGCGCGCAGCAGGTGTTCGTCAAAGATGGCAAGGTCATCCAGATCGAGGGCAACCCGGACAGCCCGATATCTCGAGGCCGGTTGTGCCCCAAGGGATCTGCGAGCAAGCAGCTGGTCACCGGACCGCAGCGGGAAACCAGGGTTCGCTATCGCGCGCCGTATGCCACCGAGTGGCAGGACCTGGACCTCGACACGGCGATGAACATGGTGGCCGACCGGGTGCTCAAGGCGCGCCGCGAGGGCTGGCAGGACTTCGATAAGGATCGCAACACGCTGCGCCGCACCATGAGCATCGCCAGCCTGGGCGGGGCGACCCTGGACAACGAAGAGAACTATCTGATCAAGAAGCTCTTCACCGCGCTGGGCGCCCTACAGATCGAGAACCAAGCCCGTATTTGACACTCCGCCACGGTTCCCGGTCTGGGAGCCTCCTTCGGTCGCGGCGGAGCGACGGACTACCAGCAAGACCTGGTCAATTCCGACTTCATCGTCATCATGGGCTCGAACATGGCCGAGGCGCATCCCGTCGGCTTCCAGTGGGTGATGGAGGCCAAGGCGCGCGGCGTGGAAGTGGTGCACATCGACCCGCGGTTCACCCGCACCAGTGCGGTCGCCGACAGGCACGTGCCGTTGCGCGCCGGCAGTGACATCGCCTTCCTGGGCGGGGTGATCAACTACATCCTGTCCAACGAGCTGGACTTCCGGGAGTACGTCACCGCCTACACCAACGCGTCGTTCCTGGTCGACGAGAAGTACCGGGACACCGAGGATCTCGACGGACTTTTCAGTGGCTACGACCACGACACCGGGTCCTACGACCCGTCAAGTTGGCGTTACGAGTCCACACGGAACGGAGGGCGCGGCGGGCAAGACGGGGCCGAAACCGACGAGCGCAGCGAGCCGGATCAGCTGGGATCCGGTGGGCCCGCGATCGAGGGCGGCACCGGAGACATCCCGTCCGACCCGACCCTGCAGCACCCCCGCTGCGTCTACCAGATCCTCAAGCGCCACTACGCGCGCTACACCCCGCAGATTGTCGAGCGGGTGTGCGGCGTGCCGGCCGAACAGTTCCTGCAAGTGGCGCGGGCCTGGACGGAGAACTCCGGCCGCGAGCGCACCACGGCGCTGGTGTACAGCGTGGGCTGGACGCAACACACGATGGGCGCCCAGTACATCCGGGCCGGGTCGATCATCCAACTGCTGCTGGGCAATATCGGCCGGCCCGGCGGCGGGGTGTTCGCGCTGCGGGGACACGCGAGCATCCAGGGCTCCACCGACGTGCCCACGCTGTTCAATCTGTTGCCGGGCTACCTCGCGATGCCGAGCGCCGGCCAGGAAACCCTGGCCGACTACCTCGACGACATCATCGGCGACAAGCAAAAAGGCTTCTGGCACAACGCCGATGCGTACATGGTGTCGCTACTCAAGGAATACTGGGGCGAGCACGCCACCGCCGACAACGATTACTGCTTCGACTATCTGCCCCGAATCAACGGCGATCACGGCACCTATCGCACGGTGATGGACATGATCGACGGCAAGGTGTCGGGGTACTTCCTGCTTGGTCAGAACCCGGCCGTCGGCTCCGCGCACGGGCGGATGCAGCGGTTGGGCATGGCCAACCTGGACTGGTTGGTGGTGCGCGACCTGGTGATGATCGAAAGCGCCACCTTCTGGAAGGACGCGCCGGAGATCGAGACGGGCGAGATCAGCCCGGAGACCTGCCGGACGGAAGTGTTCTTCTTCCCCGCCGCATCCCACGTCGAAAAGGCCGGCACGTTCACCCAGACACAACGGATGCTGCAGTGGCGGGAGCAGGCGGTCGAGCCGCCTGGCGACGCCCGTTCGGAGCTGTGGTTCTTCTACCACCTGGGTCGGCTGCTGCGGGAGAAGCTGACCGGCTCGACCGACGAGCGGGACCGGCCGCTGCTCGAGCTGGCCTGGGACTACGAGATGGAGGGCGACGAGCCGTCAGGCGAGGATGTGTTGCGCCGGATCAACGGCATCGATCTGACGACCGGCCGCGCGGTGAACGACTACACCGAACTGAAGGCCGACGGCAGCACCGCCTGCGGCTGCTGGATCTACAGCGGCGTGTACGCCGACGAGGTGAACCAGGCGGCCCGGCGCAACCCACATCGCGAGCAGGCCCCTTACGAGAACGAGTGGGGCTGGACGTGGCCGATGAACCGTCGGGTGCTCTACAACCGGGCGTCGGCCGACCCGCAGGGCCGGCCGTGGAGCGAGCGCAAGAAGCTCGTCTGGTGGGACGCCGAAAAGGGTGAGTGGACGGGTTATGACGTACCCGACTTCGAAAAGACCAAGCCGCCCGACTACCGCCCACCCGAGGACGCCGTGGGCGTCGCGGCTTTACGCGGCGATGACCCGTTCATCATGCAGTCCGACGGCAAGGCCTGGCTGTTCGCCCCCAACGGCCTGCTGGACGGCCCGCTGCCGACGCACTACGAGCCGCACGAGTCGCCAGTTCGCAACGCGCTGTACCCGCAGCAGGGCAATCCGACGCGAATTACCTACGGCCGCAATGACAACCCGTCGAACCCGTCGCCTCCCGAGGCGCACGGCGAGGTGTTTCCGTTCGTGTTCACGGCGGCCCGGCTGACCGAGCACCACACCGCCGGCGGCATGAGCCGACAACTGCCCTATCTCGCCGAATTGCAGCCGGCGCTGTTCGTCGAGGTGTCCCCCGAGCTAGCCCGCATCCGCGGGCTGGCGCACATGGATTGGGCACACGTCATCACCAGCCGCACCGCGGTGGACGCGCGGGTGTTCGTCACCGACCGGATGAAGCCGCTGCGCATCGACGACCATGTGGTGCACCAGGTTTGGATGCCGTACCACTGGGGGCAGGCGGGGCTGGTGGACGGCGACGTGGTCAACGACCTGCTCGGGGTGGTGTTGGACCCGAACGTGTACATCCAGGAGAGCAAGGTCGCCACGTGCGATGTGCAGCCGGGACGGCGGCCGCGGGGACCGGCGTTGCTGGAATACATCGCCGACTACCGGCGCCGGGCCGGCATCACGGCGGCGACGGGAACCCAGGTGGACACCACCCGGGTGTCCGATGCCCGCACGACGCACACCGAGCCGCACACCGAGCCGCACACCGAGGGTGAGGAAAACCCGTGA
- a CDS encoding 4Fe-4S dicluster domain-containing protein produces MSDNSFYGPLPDPAGNAGHADHPARVGFFTDTSVCIGCKACEVACKEWNAVPEDGLNLLGMSFDNTGNLGASTWRHVAFIEQARPLGEQDPGLAGRPTGPSSSADTAEAVASAVQATPHGGAELGNAPVDLGLPEFSRPGDASGVESRTAFRWLMSSDVCKHCTHAGCLDVCPTGALFRTEFGTVVVQQDICNGCGYCVSGCPYGVIDRRKGDGRAWKCTLCYDRLRDDLEPACAKACPTKSIQFGPLDELRERAARRVEELHERGVPEARLYGHDPNDGVGGDGAFFLLLDEPEVYGLPPDPVVPTRDAPAMWKYAGLAASALVAAAVSSFLGRGRR; encoded by the coding sequence GTGAGCGACAACAGTTTCTACGGCCCGCTGCCGGATCCCGCCGGAAACGCCGGGCACGCCGACCACCCGGCCCGGGTTGGCTTCTTCACCGACACCTCGGTGTGCATCGGCTGCAAGGCCTGCGAGGTCGCGTGCAAGGAATGGAATGCGGTCCCGGAAGACGGCCTCAACCTGTTGGGGATGTCCTTCGACAACACCGGCAACCTGGGAGCCAGCACCTGGCGGCATGTGGCGTTCATCGAGCAGGCCCGGCCGTTGGGCGAGCAGGATCCGGGGCTGGCCGGCCGGCCAACCGGGCCGTCGAGCAGCGCCGACACGGCGGAGGCCGTCGCCTCGGCGGTCCAGGCGACGCCGCACGGCGGTGCCGAGCTGGGCAACGCGCCGGTGGACCTGGGGCTGCCGGAGTTCTCCCGCCCGGGCGACGCCAGCGGCGTCGAGAGCCGCACCGCGTTTCGCTGGCTGATGAGTTCCGACGTGTGCAAGCACTGCACGCATGCGGGCTGTCTGGACGTGTGCCCGACGGGCGCCCTGTTCCGCACCGAGTTCGGGACTGTCGTTGTGCAGCAGGACATTTGCAACGGGTGCGGCTATTGCGTGTCCGGCTGTCCGTACGGGGTGATCGATCGGCGCAAGGGCGACGGTCGGGCGTGGAAGTGCACGCTGTGCTACGACCGGCTGCGCGACGACCTGGAGCCCGCGTGTGCGAAGGCGTGCCCCACCAAGTCCATCCAGTTCGGGCCGCTGGACGAGTTGCGGGAGCGCGCGGCCCGTCGGGTGGAGGAGTTGCACGAGCGCGGGGTGCCGGAGGCCAGGTTGTACGGACACGACCCCAACGACGGTGTGGGCGGCGACGGCGCGTTCTTCCTGTTGCTGGACGAGCCCGAGGTGTACGGTCTGCCGCCGGACCCCGTGGTGCCAACCCGGGATGCGCCGGCGATGTGGAAGTACGCCGGGTTGGCGGCGTCGGCGCTGGTGGCCGCGGCGGTCTCGTCGTTTCTGGGCCGGGGCCGCCGATGA
- the nrfD gene encoding NrfD/PsrC family molybdoenzyme membrane anchor subunit — MSKRGEQLAVPPAEFRSYYGRAVLKPPVWDWRVAAYLFAGGLSGGSALLAAGADLTDRPALRRTTRVGSLVSIAAGMVLLLADLGRPERFHHLLRVAKPSSPMSVGTWILMAYGPGAGLAAVAEVMPPTVRATRVGQALAWSARPSGLAAAALAPAVASYSAVLLSHTAVPAWHEAHPHLPFVFTGSAAASAGGLGMALTPVGQAGPARRLAVAGAVLEAGASRLLERRLGLVAEAYTTGRAHRLRAWAEYLTIGGVLGTVAFGRNRGAAAACGVALLTGSALQRFGVFEAGVESTRDPKYVVIPQRQRLDAGRPARGDDRTPQFPRVVAAARTARGAAARLVARGSERLLSGRQ; from the coding sequence ATGAGCAAGCGCGGTGAGCAGCTGGCGGTTCCGCCCGCCGAGTTCCGGTCCTACTACGGGCGTGCCGTGCTCAAGCCTCCGGTGTGGGACTGGCGGGTTGCGGCGTACCTGTTCGCGGGCGGCCTGTCCGGGGGCTCGGCGCTGCTGGCCGCCGGGGCCGACTTGACCGATCGCCCGGCGCTGCGCCGCACCACCAGGGTGGGGTCACTGGTCAGCATCGCCGCGGGCATGGTGCTCCTGCTCGCCGATCTGGGCCGGCCCGAACGGTTTCACCACCTGCTGCGGGTGGCCAAGCCGAGTTCGCCGATGAGCGTCGGGACGTGGATCCTGATGGCTTACGGTCCCGGCGCCGGGCTCGCCGCGGTCGCCGAGGTGATGCCGCCGACCGTGCGGGCCACCCGGGTGGGTCAGGCGCTGGCGTGGTCGGCCCGACCCTCCGGGCTGGCGGCGGCGGCGTTGGCGCCCGCGGTCGCGTCCTACAGCGCGGTCCTGCTGTCGCATACCGCCGTGCCGGCCTGGCACGAAGCGCACCCGCATCTGCCCTTCGTCTTCACCGGCTCGGCCGCGGCCAGCGCGGGCGGGCTCGGCATGGCGCTGACGCCGGTCGGGCAGGCCGGCCCCGCCCGGCGGCTGGCGGTCGCGGGCGCCGTCCTGGAAGCCGGGGCGTCGCGGCTGCTGGAACGGCGGCTGGGCCTGGTCGCTGAGGCGTACACGACGGGCAGGGCGCACCGGCTGCGCGCCTGGGCGGAGTACCTGACGATTGGCGGGGTGCTGGGCACGGTGGCCTTCGGACGTAATCGAGGTGCCGCCGCGGCGTGTGGGGTGGCGCTGCTGACCGGCAGCGCGCTGCAGCGGTTCGGCGTGTTCGAGGCCGGGGTGGAGTCCACCCGCGACCCGAAGTACGTGGTGATCCCCCAGCGGCAACGGCTCGACGCCGGCCGGCCCGCGCGTGGCGACGACCGTACACCGCAGTTCCCGCGGGTCGTGGCGGCGGCGCGGACCGCTCGCGGCGCGGCGGCGCGGCTGGTGGCCCGGGGCTCGGAGCGGCTTCTCAGCGGGCGACAGTGA
- a CDS encoding alpha/beta hydrolase, whose translation MRGCVLVLPGGRVRSDDVSRPWHLPNVRMAFLTRALRRRLGPDVVVRQVQYRLRGWNSPQLDPVHDAQRTLAELRTHYGPKPVVLVGHSMGGRVAARLASKGGVDAVVALAPWWVNGAGDHIPAPTRLLVVHGTADTRTDPADSQLQVSRARARGLDAQWIGIEGVGHHMVRRWREWHRHTVDFVAESLTVAR comes from the coding sequence GTGCGTGGATGCGTTCTAGTACTGCCCGGCGGCCGCGTGCGCAGCGACGACGTGTCGCGGCCCTGGCACCTGCCCAACGTGCGGATGGCGTTCCTGACGCGCGCGTTGCGGCGCCGCCTGGGTCCCGACGTCGTGGTGCGACAGGTCCAATACCGGTTGCGCGGGTGGAACAGCCCGCAATTGGATCCCGTGCACGACGCGCAACGGACGCTTGCCGAACTGCGAACGCACTATGGCCCGAAACCCGTTGTGCTAGTGGGCCATTCGATGGGCGGGCGGGTGGCCGCGCGGTTGGCGTCCAAGGGCGGGGTCGACGCGGTCGTGGCGCTCGCCCCGTGGTGGGTGAACGGGGCCGGCGATCACATACCGGCACCCACCCGCCTGTTGGTGGTACACGGCACCGCCGACACCCGAACCGACCCTGCCGATTCCCAACTCCAGGTCAGTCGCGCTCGCGCCCGCGGGCTGGACGCGCAGTGGATAGGCATCGAGGGCGTCGGCCACCACATGGTGCGACGCTGGCGCGAATGGCACCGTCACACAGTGGACTTCGTCGCCGAGTCGCTCACTGTCGCCCGCTGA
- a CDS encoding YbhB/YbcL family Raf kinase inhibitor-like protein: MAPSPYDALPQLPTFTLTSESVQDGQPLAKAQVSGIMGAGGEDVSPQLSWSGFPEETRSFAVTVYDPDAPTLSGFWHWAVANLPATVTELPAGAGDGSELPGGALTLANDAGLRRYIGAAPPPGHGVHRYYIAVHAVDVEKLELDDNASPAYLGFNLFQHAIARAVIHGTYEQT; encoded by the coding sequence ATGGCGCCCAGCCCGTACGACGCACTACCCCAGCTGCCAACCTTCACCCTGACCTCGGAGTCCGTGCAGGACGGGCAACCACTGGCCAAAGCTCAGGTCAGCGGAATCATGGGCGCGGGTGGCGAGGATGTCAGCCCGCAGCTGAGCTGGTCGGGATTCCCCGAGGAGACGCGCAGCTTCGCGGTCACCGTTTATGACCCCGACGCCCCCACCCTGTCCGGATTCTGGCACTGGGCGGTGGCCAATCTGCCCGCGACCGTCACCGAGTTGCCCGCCGGCGCGGGCGACGGCAGCGAGCTGCCGGGTGGGGCGCTGACACTGGCCAACGACGCCGGTCTGCGCCGCTACATCGGCGCCGCACCGCCCCCGGGCCACGGTGTGCACCGCTACTACATCGCCGTGCACGCCGTGGACGTCGAGAAATTGGAGCTCGACGACAACGCCAGCCCGGCCTACCTGGGGTTCAACCTGTTCCAGCACGCGATCGCGCGGGCGGTCATCCACGGGACTTACGAACAGACCTAA